A window from Garra rufa chromosome 14, GarRuf1.0, whole genome shotgun sequence encodes these proteins:
- the smtnl gene encoding smoothelin, like yields the protein MDAGPLASVSEGSPEGETVCAALARYETTLRDAVREIHVDVSAFKLGIERRLEEAINVSGPLGRAVAQLQQENRQLRGQLEALTRQVEMLTGSVCDRSALLTEGSAPPQSNSSTVGHQSPASAAPSVAALTGSASGSASSPSATRFSSRATFSVTTKTNSVERDEPIEVDPAPVSQGLENGHLSSTENSSMPLRRSSPPNGVSQEHSAPISMAMPHLPITATTKVADSAVMKSPESPGSPMQAMPSTLTDSLTNSQPVTSDNQPQLESPVHAVSSVKTWAPTPARTMGSPRLSEKASSAPAKSVTYSGLYPHSTDRNVDMSGDLSFGRGIERRRELVRSQTLPRNIGAQARRSIFERLDSENNSRPKPVDSKPKLKRSQSFGVSSASSIKQILLEWCRSKTIGYQNIDIQNFSSSWSDGMAFCALVHSFFPTEFDYNVLSPADRKHNFELAFSTAENKAGCDRLIEVEDMMVMGRKPDPMCVFTYVQSLYNHLRKFE from the exons ATGGACGCAGGCCCATTGGCATCAGTGTCCGAGGGCTCTCCGGAAGGAGAGACGGTGTGTGCCGCTTTGGCCCGCTATGAAACCACATTGCGGGATGCCGTGCGTGAGATCCATGTGGATGTCAGTGCTTTCAAACTGGGCATCGAGAGGAGACTAGAAGAGGCCATTAATGTAAGCGGACCTCTGGGCCGGGCCGTGGCACAGCTGCAGCAGGAGAACCGGCAGCTCAGGGGTCAGTTAGAGGCCTTGACCCGACAGGTAGAGATGCTGACAGGGTCGGTTTGTGACAGAAGCGCACTTCTCACTGAGGGATCGGCACCACCACAGAGCAACAGCAGCACCGTGGGGCATCAGTCTCCAGCGTCAGCGGCCCCCAGCGTAGCAGCTCTGACTGGATCCGCCAGCGGCTCGGCCTCCAGTCCCTCCGCTACACGCTTCTCCAGCAGAGCCACCTTCTCCGTCACCACCAAAACCAAC AGTGTTGAGCGAGATGAGCCCATTGAAGTGGATCCAGCACCAGTTTCCCAAGGCTTGGAGAATGGACACTTATCCTCAACAG AAAACTCTTCTATGCCTCTGAGGAGAAGCTCGCCACCCAACGGTGTGTCGCAGGAGCACTCAGCCCCCATTTCTATGGCGATGCCACACCTGCCAATCACAGCAACCACCAAAGTGGCTGACTCAGCAGTTATGAAAAGTCCTGAATCACCTGGTAGCCCGATGCAAGCCATGCCTTCAACCCTAACAGATTCACTGACGAACAGTCAGCCAGTCACCAGTGATAACCAGCCACAACTAGAGTCTCCTGTTCATGCAG TATCATCTGTTAAAACATGGGCTCCGACTCCTGCCAGGACTATGGGTTCTCCACGGCTTAGTG AGAAAGCATCTTCGGCTCCAGCCAAGTCAGTGACTTACTCTGGGCTTTATCCACACAGCACAGACAG GAACGTGGATATGTCAGGAGATTTATCCTTTGGTAGAGGTATTGAGCGCAGACGGGAGCTTGTGAGGTCCCAGACTTTACCTCGAAACATTGGAGCCCAGGCTCGCCGGTCTATTTTTGAGAGGCTGGACTCTGAGAACAACAG TCGACCCAAGCCTGTGGATTCCAAACCAAAGCTAAAACGCTCTCAGAGCTTTGGAGTTTCCAGTGCTAGCAGTATCAAGCAGATTCTTCTGGAATGGTGTCGATCCAAGACCATTGGGTACCAG AACATCGACATTCAAAACTTCTCATCCAGCTGGAGTGACGGCATGGCATTCTGCGCCCTGGTCCACTCTTTCTTCCCCACAGAGTTTGACTACAACGTCCTGTCCCCTGCCGACCGCAAACATAACTTCGAGCTGGCATTCAGCACTGCAGA